In the Phaeobacter gallaeciensis genome, one interval contains:
- a CDS encoding acyl-CoA dehydrogenase family protein, giving the protein MDFALTEEQTAIFDMAHAFGQDNIAPFARQWEAEGTIPKDLWPKVGELGFGGLYVSEEGGGSALTRLDATLVFEALSMACPSVAAFLSIHNMCAKMLDTFASDEMKARVMPDVLTLNTVLSYCLTEPGSGSDAAALKTRAEKTNEGYTLNGTKAFISGGGYSDAYVCMVRTGEDGPKGISTVYVEDGTPGLSFGGLEDKMGWKSQPTAQVQFDDCKIPANKLVGEEGKGFKYAMMGLDGGRLNIASCSLGAAQTALNMTLQYMSERKAFGQSIDQFQGLQFRLADMEIELQAARTFLRQAAWKLDQGAPDATKFCAMAKKFVTEAGSKIVDQCLQLHGGYGYLADYGIEKLVRDLRVHQILEGTNEIMRVIVARHMLSENR; this is encoded by the coding sequence GTGGATTTCGCTTTGACAGAAGAACAGACCGCCATTTTTGACATGGCTCATGCCTTTGGTCAGGACAACATCGCCCCCTTTGCCCGCCAGTGGGAAGCCGAAGGCACCATTCCCAAGGATCTGTGGCCCAAGGTCGGTGAGTTGGGCTTTGGTGGGCTTTACGTCAGCGAAGAAGGCGGCGGATCCGCTCTGACGCGTCTTGACGCCACGCTGGTGTTTGAGGCGCTGTCGATGGCCTGCCCCTCGGTCGCGGCCTTCCTGTCGATCCACAACATGTGCGCCAAGATGCTGGACACCTTTGCCAGCGACGAGATGAAGGCCCGCGTGATGCCCGACGTTCTGACCCTCAACACGGTGCTCTCCTACTGCCTGACGGAACCCGGTTCGGGGTCCGACGCGGCGGCGCTGAAAACCCGCGCTGAAAAGACCAACGAAGGCTACACCCTGAATGGCACCAAGGCGTTCATCTCGGGCGGCGGATATTCCGACGCCTATGTCTGCATGGTGCGCACCGGCGAGGATGGTCCCAAGGGGATTTCCACCGTCTATGTCGAAGACGGCACCCCCGGCCTGTCCTTTGGTGGGCTTGAGGACAAGATGGGCTGGAAGAGCCAGCCAACCGCGCAGGTTCAGTTCGACGATTGCAAGATCCCCGCGAACAAGCTTGTAGGCGAAGAAGGCAAGGGCTTCAAATACGCCATGATGGGCCTTGATGGCGGACGCCTGAACATTGCGTCTTGCTCGCTCGGTGCTGCGCAGACCGCGCTCAACATGACCCTGCAATACATGAGCGAGCGCAAAGCCTTTGGCCAGTCGATCGACCAGTTCCAGGGGCTTCAGTTCCGCCTTGCGGATATGGAGATTGAACTGCAGGCCGCGCGTACTTTCCTGCGTCAGGCGGCGTGGAAGCTGGACCAGGGCGCACCGGATGCGACCAAGTTCTGCGCCATGGCCAAGAAATTCGTCACCGAAGCGGGATCTAAGATCGTCGATCAGTGCCTGCAGCTGCACGGTGGTTATGGCTATCTGGCGGATTACGGCATCGAGAAACTGGTGCGCGATCTGCGGGTGCACCAGATCCTTGAGGGCACCAATGAGATCATGCGCGTGATCGTGGCCCGCCACATGCTGTCTGAAAACCGCTGA
- a CDS encoding enoyl-CoA hydratase/isomerase family protein, producing MSDIDIRVTGSAGRITLTREKALNALSYDMCMAIDAALKDWATNDAVKIVVIDASGEKAFCAGGDIAELYATGTKGNYGYGRTFWRDEYRLNARIFEYPKPVVSFLQGFTMGGGVGIGCHGTHRIVCESSQISMPETGIGLIPDVGGTLILALAPGRLGEYLGLTAGRMKAADAIYAGFADHYIPQEKWPGLITALEQDGNPDILANAAEAAPDGTLEAMQGDIDQLFAGETLNDILTVLEQDGSEFATTAQKPLMRNSPLSMAATVEILHRLRGATLTIRKALDLEYRFTYRSMEKGDFLEGIRAQIIDKDRQPKWQYADRSVPAVAVSQMLMPLGADALTFEEE from the coding sequence ATGAGCGATATCGACATTCGCGTGACCGGCTCAGCGGGCCGGATCACCCTCACCCGCGAAAAGGCCCTGAACGCCCTGTCCTATGACATGTGCATGGCCATTGATGCGGCATTGAAGGACTGGGCAACCAATGATGCGGTCAAAATCGTCGTCATCGATGCAAGCGGCGAAAAGGCCTTTTGCGCTGGTGGTGACATTGCCGAGCTTTATGCCACCGGCACCAAGGGCAATTACGGCTATGGGCGCACCTTCTGGCGCGACGAATACCGCCTGAACGCGCGGATCTTTGAATACCCGAAACCTGTGGTCAGCTTCCTGCAAGGCTTCACCATGGGCGGCGGCGTCGGCATCGGCTGCCACGGCACTCATCGGATCGTCTGCGAGAGCAGCCAGATCTCCATGCCCGAGACTGGCATCGGCCTGATCCCCGACGTGGGCGGCACGCTGATCCTGGCGCTGGCGCCCGGGCGCTTAGGCGAATACCTCGGTCTGACTGCGGGCCGGATGAAGGCCGCCGACGCGATCTACGCCGGTTTTGCCGACCACTATATCCCGCAGGAGAAATGGCCCGGGCTAATCACCGCGCTGGAGCAGGACGGCAACCCTGATATTCTGGCAAACGCCGCCGAGGCCGCGCCCGATGGCACACTGGAGGCCATGCAGGGTGATATCGACCAGCTGTTTGCCGGGGAAACCCTGAATGACATCCTGACCGTCCTCGAACAGGACGGCTCGGAGTTCGCCACCACCGCGCAAAAGCCGCTGATGCGCAATTCGCCGCTGTCCATGGCCGCGACCGTGGAAATCCTGCACCGGCTGCGGGGCGCGACCCTGACCATCCGCAAGGCGCTGGATCTGGAGTATCGCTTTACCTACCGGTCGATGGAAAAAGGCGACTTTCTGGAAGGCATCCGGGCCCAGATCATTGACAAGGACCGCCAGCCCAAGTGGCAATACGCGGACCGCTCCGTGCCAGCCGTTGCCGTCAGCCAGATGCTGATGCCGCTGGGCGCAGACGCACTGACATTTGAGGAGGAGTAA
- the mmsB gene encoding 3-hydroxyisobutyrate dehydrogenase, translated as MKIGFIGLGNMGGPMAANLAAAGHDVTGFDMAEVKVEGVTMAPSGAEAAKDADVVITMLPNGQILRSVADEIIPAMKAGAAFVDCSTVDVDSARAVAEQAAVAGLLPVDAPVSGGIGGAAGGTLTFMAGGSAEAFEKAKPLFDIMGQKAVHCGDAGAGQAAKICNNMILGVTMIATCEAFALADKLGLDRQKMFDVVSTSSGYSWTMNAYCPAPGVGPQSPADNDYKPGFAAELMLKDLRLSQQAADSADADTPMGQLAQALYAQFVENEDGMGMDFSAMLPRFEKRSRD; from the coding sequence ATGAAGATCGGATTTATCGGCCTTGGCAATATGGGCGGCCCGATGGCGGCCAACCTTGCCGCTGCAGGCCATGATGTCACCGGCTTTGACATGGCAGAGGTCAAGGTCGAGGGCGTCACCATGGCCCCATCCGGGGCCGAAGCCGCCAAGGACGCCGACGTGGTCATCACCATGCTGCCCAACGGCCAGATCCTGCGCAGCGTTGCGGATGAGATCATCCCGGCGATGAAAGCGGGCGCGGCCTTCGTGGACTGCTCTACCGTAGACGTGGATTCCGCCCGCGCCGTAGCAGAGCAAGCCGCCGTGGCAGGCCTGTTGCCCGTGGATGCGCCGGTTTCGGGCGGCATCGGCGGCGCCGCGGGCGGTACGCTGACCTTCATGGCCGGCGGCTCGGCTGAGGCCTTCGAGAAGGCAAAGCCGCTGTTTGACATCATGGGGCAGAAGGCCGTGCATTGCGGCGATGCGGGCGCCGGTCAGGCAGCCAAGATCTGCAACAACATGATCCTAGGCGTCACCATGATCGCCACCTGCGAAGCCTTTGCACTCGCCGACAAGCTGGGGCTGGACCGGCAGAAAATGTTCGATGTGGTCTCCACCTCCTCGGGCTACAGCTGGACCATGAACGCCTATTGCCCGGCGCCGGGCGTCGGCCCGCAATCGCCCGCCGACAACGATTACAAGCCCGGTTTCGCGGCCGAGCTGATGCTGAAGGACCTGCGCTTGTCACAGCAAGCAGCAGACAGCGCCGATGCGGATACACCGATGGGCCAGCTCGCACAGGCGCTTTATGCGCAATTCGTCGAGAACGAGGACGGCATGGGCATGGATTTCTCGGCCATGCTGCCCCGGTTCGAAAAACGCAGCCGCGACTAA
- a CDS encoding YgaP family membrane protein has product MFANNVGGLDKILRIVIGALLIVGALMGYGWWMWIGVVPLVTGLLGTCPLYSILGVNTCPMKK; this is encoded by the coding sequence ATGTTTGCAAACAACGTTGGGGGTCTGGACAAGATCCTGCGCATTGTCATCGGCGCATTGCTGATCGTAGGCGCGCTGATGGGCTATGGCTGGTGGATGTGGATCGGCGTGGTGCCGCTGGTGACGGGTCTGCTCGGGACCTGCCCTCTGTATTCCATCCTTGGCGTCAATACCTGCCCGATGAAGAAATAG